A region of Fretibacterium sp. OH1220_COT-178 DNA encodes the following proteins:
- a CDS encoding CsgG/HfaB family protein, which translates to MRRTVRLLSWGLALLLVCAGFAEAKPRLAVREFENKAGGSVPASAITEMMTTELYEAGLFTLVEREKLNYVADEIRLSQSGLMDESTAPQLGKIKGARYSMTGAVTEYHYKAAGGAVPIPGIGGAGGVSNTAYVTLDIRVIDNQTGEVVYAAAERGASNQTIGGLVTRYGGFGAGKVNGILAAATRKAVVKHVEGMRGLSLD; encoded by the coding sequence ATGAGGCGGACGGTGCGTTTGCTGTCGTGGGGGCTGGCGCTGCTCCTCGTCTGCGCGGGCTTCGCCGAAGCGAAGCCGCGCCTGGCGGTTCGGGAGTTCGAGAACAAGGCCGGGGGCAGCGTGCCGGCCTCCGCCATCACGGAGATGATGACCACCGAGCTCTACGAGGCGGGGCTCTTCACCCTGGTGGAGCGCGAGAAGCTGAACTACGTGGCGGACGAGATTCGTCTGAGTCAGTCGGGGCTGATGGACGAGTCGACGGCGCCGCAGTTGGGCAAGATCAAGGGGGCGCGGTACTCCATGACGGGGGCCGTCACGGAGTACCATTACAAGGCGGCCGGCGGGGCCGTTCCCATTCCGGGCATCGGAGGGGCGGGGGGCGTCTCCAACACGGCCTATGTGACGCTCGACATCCGCGTCATCGACAATCAGACGGGGGAGGTGGTCTACGCGGCCGCGGAGCGCGGGGCCTCCAACCAGACGATCGGCGGGCTCGTCACCAGGTACGGCGGCTTCGGCGCGGGCAAGGTCAACGGAATCCTGGCTGCGGCCACCCGGAAGGCCGTGGTGAAGCATGTGGAGGGCATGAGGGGCCTGAGCCTCGATTGA
- a CDS encoding flagellar assembly protein T N-terminal domain-containing protein: MLRGSDFRAARPLPRRGALGLAALLALCLAVLPGMGAGSAWAEKKTGSKPVGKLITVEVEGYAPIVDGARNKAREDAKRSAMREALEKALGAYVSGITEMKNFEVVKDKVFSQSQGIVKGMEILKEWEDEDGVLHLSVRCDVAEAALDGVLGPVVIDALGNPRIMVLLDERIGDKPSFLSTAESEVLRVFEKAGYLLVDPTQAGTLKDIDLAAARSEENPERLREIARDFQADVLIYGKAYASAYADQKISGVRIYGVRSTVQLRAVLASSAYQLGSDTYEEKQKGTSVEDGAVKGLKPGASRAGKSLVNKIAYALVSGTAGGIPGRTIKLKLAGVTFKEAKALKESLSGLEGVTGVYQRQFRKGELELDVVSDKTAEDLAGILSDGGYEIDGVSGALVEGRGTEASAP; the protein is encoded by the coding sequence ATGCTCAGAGGATCGGATTTTCGTGCGGCAAGGCCCCTCCCGAGGCGAGGGGCCCTCGGACTGGCGGCGCTTCTGGCCCTGTGCCTTGCGGTGCTGCCGGGAATGGGGGCGGGCTCGGCCTGGGCGGAGAAGAAGACGGGCTCCAAGCCCGTCGGCAAGCTCATCACCGTCGAGGTCGAGGGTTACGCCCCGATCGTCGACGGCGCCAGGAACAAGGCCCGTGAGGACGCCAAACGCTCCGCCATGCGCGAGGCGCTGGAGAAGGCCCTTGGCGCCTACGTCTCCGGCATCACGGAGATGAAGAACTTCGAGGTGGTGAAGGACAAGGTCTTCTCCCAGTCCCAGGGGATCGTCAAGGGGATGGAGATCCTGAAGGAGTGGGAGGACGAGGATGGGGTGCTCCACCTTTCCGTCCGGTGCGATGTGGCGGAGGCGGCGCTGGACGGTGTTCTGGGGCCGGTCGTCATCGACGCGCTGGGGAACCCCAGGATCATGGTCCTCCTCGACGAGCGTATCGGCGACAAGCCCTCCTTTCTCTCCACGGCCGAGAGCGAGGTCCTGAGGGTGTTCGAGAAGGCGGGGTACCTGCTGGTCGATCCCACCCAGGCCGGGACGCTCAAGGACATCGATCTGGCCGCGGCCCGCAGCGAGGAAAATCCCGAGAGGCTGAGGGAGATCGCTCGGGACTTCCAGGCGGACGTGCTGATCTACGGCAAGGCCTACGCCAGCGCCTATGCGGATCAGAAGATCAGCGGCGTCCGCATCTATGGAGTGCGCAGCACCGTCCAGCTGAGGGCGGTGCTGGCTTCGTCCGCCTATCAGCTGGGGTCCGACACCTATGAGGAGAAGCAGAAGGGGACCTCCGTCGAGGACGGTGCGGTCAAGGGCTTGAAACCGGGCGCGAGCCGTGCGGGAAAGAGCCTGGTGAACAAGATCGCCTACGCGCTGGTCTCGGGGACGGCGGGGGGGATCCCCGGGCGGACGATCAAGCTCAAGCTGGCCGGCGTGACGTTCAAGGAGGCCAAGGCGCTCAAGGAGTCCCTTTCGGGGCTCGAGGGGGTGACCGGGGTCTATCAGAGGCAGTTCCGTAAGGGCGAGCTGGAGCTGGACGTCGTCTCGGACAAGACGGCGGAGGATCTGGCCGGTATCCTTTCGGACGGAGGTTATGAGATCGACGGCGTGTCCGGAGCCCTCGTGGAGGGTCGTGGAACGGAGGCCTCCGCCCCATGA